In Eucalyptus grandis isolate ANBG69807.140 chromosome 4, ASM1654582v1, whole genome shotgun sequence, the following proteins share a genomic window:
- the LOC120293009 gene encoding monothiol glutaredoxin-S2-like has protein sequence MEDLVAKMISEKPVVIFSKSSCCMCHTIKTLLCDFGANPTVHELDEIPRGKEIEQALVRRGCNPAVPAVFIGGQLVRGANEVMSPISVGP, from the coding sequence ATGGAAGATCTGGTGGCCAAGATGATCTCGGAGAAGCCGGTAGTGATCTTTAGCAAGAGCTCATGTTGCATGTGCCACACCATCAAGACGCTTCTTTGCGACTTTGGGGCAAACCCTACAGTCCACGAGCTAGATGAGATTCCGAGAGGCAAGGAGATCGAGCAAGCCCTTGTGAGACGCGGGTGCAACCCGGCAGTCCCCGCTGTGTTCATCGGCGGCCAGCTTGTCCGTGGAGCCAATGAGGTGATGAGCCCCATCTCAGTAGGTCCTTGA